In Achromobacter xylosoxidans A8, a single window of DNA contains:
- the gmk gene encoding guanylate kinase — protein MSANPGNVFMVVAPSGAGKSSLVKALLQQDPSILLSISCTTRAPRPGEEDGREYRFVSADEFKLLREGNNLLEWAEVHGNFYGTPRDRIDEATRAGRDVLLEIDWQGARQVKQRFPGAIGVFVLPPSIDELESRLKARGQDAPQVIARRLMAAGGEIAHAPECEYVIINQEFSVALSELTQIVSAARLRFSSQAARHSQLFSQLGIPAEH, from the coding sequence ATGTCCGCCAATCCCGGAAACGTCTTCATGGTCGTCGCGCCCAGCGGCGCCGGCAAGTCCAGCCTGGTCAAGGCCTTGCTCCAGCAAGACCCCTCCATCCTGCTCTCCATTTCCTGCACCACCCGCGCGCCCCGCCCCGGCGAGGAAGACGGCCGCGAATACCGCTTCGTGTCGGCGGACGAGTTCAAGCTCCTGCGCGAAGGCAACAATCTGCTGGAATGGGCCGAAGTGCACGGCAATTTCTACGGCACGCCGCGAGACCGCATCGACGAAGCCACCCGCGCCGGCCGCGACGTGCTGCTGGAAATCGACTGGCAAGGCGCGCGCCAGGTGAAGCAGCGCTTTCCCGGCGCGATCGGCGTGTTCGTGCTGCCGCCGTCCATCGATGAACTCGAAAGCCGGCTCAAGGCGCGCGGCCAGGATGCGCCCCAGGTGATCGCGCGCCGCCTGATGGCCGCGGGCGGCGAAATCGCCCACGCGCCTGAATGCGAATATGTTATTATTAATCAAGAATTTAGCGTGGCCTTGTCGGAACTGACTCAAATAGTTAGCGCCGCGCGGCTGCGCTTTTCGTCTCAGGCCGCCCGCCACAGCCAGTTGTTCTCGCAACTTGGCATCCCGGCCGAGCACTGA
- the rpoZ gene encoding DNA-directed RNA polymerase subunit omega — protein sequence MARITVEDCLNQIPNRFKLTLAATYRARELAQGHAPRLDSKDKPTVTALREIAGGLTGVEMLRKVPT from the coding sequence ATGGCTCGCATTACCGTCGAAGACTGTCTGAATCAAATCCCCAATCGTTTCAAGCTCACGCTGGCCGCGACCTACCGCGCCCGCGAGTTGGCGCAAGGCCATGCCCCGCGCCTGGACAGCAAAGACAAGCCCACGGTCACTGCCCTGCGCGAAATCGCGGGCGGCCTCACCGGCGTGGAAATGCTGCGTAAAGTACCCACCTGA
- a CDS encoding RelA/SpoT family protein, translating to MAFPGLKYASSGLLAALRAGSRLGRRTGKKDKTPPTPPSVAAQEAADATASPVASLAPLTEIIGSYLDKKDVERVREAYRFADQAHLGQFRASGSPYISHPIAVTEICAGWKLDVNALSAALLHDVMEDQGIAKHELAEKFGPEVAELVDGLSKLDRLDFATKAEQQAESFRKMLLAMARDVRVILIKLADRLHNMRTLDAVNPEKRRRIARETLDIYAPIAHRLGLNLLFRELQDLCFAAMYPNRYQVLYKAVLAARGNRREVITKIADSVRASLPAAGIEAEVTGREKTLYGIYRKMVDQKKSFSDVLDIYGFRVIVHTLPECYLALGTLHQLYRPVPGKFKDYIAIPKVNGYQSLHTTLVGPYGTPVEFQFRTRDMHHVAEEGVASHWLYKGADLTLNDLQKRTHQWLQSLLDIQSQTGDSGEFLEHVKVDLFPDAVYVFTPRGKIISLPRGATPVDFAYAIHTDIGNQAVAAKVNGEFVPLRTEMNSGDTVEIVTSPASRPNAQWLNYVRTGRARSEIRHYLRTVKYEESVAFGERLLGQALQELHMPLPATDDPAWQKLARSTGASSREEILADIGLGKRLAAVVARRFAPEHQLVATTAAAVDELTSARSAPILIQGNEGQAVQLAPCCGPLPGDPIIAGMRMGHGLVVHTADCPVAMRQRLREPERWINVAWDAHTAKHLATRLDIVTRNERGVLGRLAAEVTAADANIVHVTMHDDAVATVSLHLTIQVDSRKHLAQVIRAIRHVPQVQKIVRVKG from the coding sequence ATGGCTTTTCCCGGGCTGAAGTACGCTTCATCAGGTCTGCTTGCCGCACTGCGTGCCGGCTCCCGTCTCGGGCGCCGCACGGGCAAGAAAGACAAGACTCCCCCCACGCCACCGTCCGTCGCCGCGCAAGAAGCGGCGGACGCGACCGCCTCGCCGGTCGCCTCGCTGGCGCCGCTGACCGAAATCATCGGCAGCTATCTCGACAAGAAAGACGTAGAGCGCGTGCGCGAAGCCTATCGCTTCGCGGACCAGGCTCACCTGGGCCAGTTCCGCGCCAGCGGCTCGCCCTACATCTCTCATCCCATCGCCGTCACGGAAATCTGCGCAGGCTGGAAGCTCGACGTCAACGCGTTGTCCGCCGCCCTGCTGCACGATGTGATGGAAGACCAGGGCATCGCCAAGCACGAGCTCGCCGAGAAATTCGGCCCTGAAGTCGCCGAACTGGTCGACGGCCTGTCCAAGCTGGACCGCCTGGACTTCGCCACCAAGGCCGAACAACAGGCCGAGAGCTTCCGCAAGATGCTGCTGGCGATGGCGCGCGACGTGCGCGTCATCCTCATCAAGCTGGCCGACCGCCTGCACAATATGCGCACGCTGGACGCGGTCAATCCGGAAAAGCGCCGCCGCATCGCGCGCGAAACCCTAGACATCTACGCGCCCATCGCGCACCGCCTGGGCCTGAACCTGCTGTTCCGCGAACTGCAGGATTTGTGCTTCGCGGCCATGTACCCGAACCGCTACCAGGTGCTGTACAAGGCCGTGCTGGCCGCGCGCGGCAACCGCCGCGAAGTCATCACCAAGATCGCCGATTCGGTGCGGGCCTCGCTGCCCGCCGCCGGCATCGAGGCCGAAGTCACCGGCCGCGAAAAAACGCTGTACGGCATCTACCGCAAGATGGTCGACCAGAAGAAGTCGTTTTCCGACGTCCTGGACATCTACGGCTTTCGCGTCATCGTGCACACCCTGCCCGAGTGCTACCTGGCCCTGGGCACGCTGCATCAGCTCTACCGGCCCGTGCCCGGCAAGTTCAAGGACTACATCGCCATTCCCAAGGTGAACGGCTACCAGTCCTTGCACACGACTCTGGTCGGCCCCTACGGCACGCCCGTGGAGTTCCAGTTCCGCACGCGCGACATGCATCACGTGGCGGAAGAAGGCGTGGCCTCGCACTGGCTCTACAAGGGCGCGGACCTGACCCTGAACGACCTGCAGAAGCGCACCCACCAGTGGCTGCAGTCGCTGCTGGACATCCAGAGCCAGACCGGCGACTCCGGGGAATTCCTGGAGCACGTCAAGGTCGACCTGTTCCCCGACGCCGTCTACGTGTTCACGCCGCGCGGCAAGATCATCTCGCTGCCCCGCGGCGCCACGCCAGTGGACTTCGCCTACGCGATCCACACCGACATCGGCAACCAGGCGGTGGCCGCCAAGGTCAATGGCGAATTCGTGCCCCTGCGCACCGAGATGAACAGCGGCGACACCGTGGAAATCGTCACCTCGCCGGCCTCGCGTCCAAACGCGCAATGGCTCAACTACGTCCGTACCGGACGGGCGCGCTCCGAAATCCGCCACTACCTGCGCACGGTCAAGTACGAAGAGTCCGTGGCCTTTGGCGAACGCCTGCTGGGCCAGGCGCTGCAAGAACTGCACATGCCTCTGCCCGCCACCGACGACCCGGCCTGGCAGAAGCTGGCGCGCAGCACCGGCGCCAGCTCGCGCGAGGAAATCCTGGCCGACATCGGCCTGGGCAAGCGCCTGGCTGCCGTGGTGGCGCGCCGTTTCGCGCCCGAGCATCAACTGGTGGCGACCACGGCCGCGGCGGTGGACGAGCTTACCTCGGCGCGCAGCGCCCCCATCCTGATCCAGGGCAATGAAGGCCAGGCCGTGCAATTGGCGCCTTGCTGCGGCCCCCTGCCCGGCGACCCCATCATCGCCGGCATGCGCATGGGACACGGACTGGTGGTGCATACCGCCGACTGCCCGGTGGCGATGCGCCAGCGCCTGCGCGAGCCGGAACGCTGGATCAATGTCGCCTGGGACGCCCACACTGCCAAGCACCTGGCCACGCGGCTGGACATCGTCACGCGCAACGAGCGCGGCGTGCTGGGACGGCTGGCCGCGGAAGTCACGGCGGCCGACGCCAACATCGTGCACGTCACCATGCACGACGACGCAGTCGCCACGGTGTCGCTGCATCTGACCATCCAGGTCGACAGCCGCAAGCACCTGGCGCAGGTCATCCGCGCCATCCGCCATGTGCCGCAGGTGCAGAAGATCGTGCGCGTGAAAGGCTGA
- the glnQ gene encoding glutamine ABC transporter ATP-binding protein GlnQ — MSMVEFHNVTKNFGESMVLNGISLNIDAGEVVVVVGPSGSGKSTFLRCINVLETINGGDLLVDGLSVNGGAAQVREIRREAGMVFQQFNLFPQMTALENVMFGPVHTRGQSRAEARELAESLLAKVGLAERMNHYPSELSGGQQQRVAIARALAIKPKLMLFDEPTSALDPELRHEVLKVMRDLAEEGMTMVVVTHEMEFARKVGSRLIFIDAGKIAHDGPPGELLSNPPSQRLKDFLQHVT, encoded by the coding sequence ATGAGCATGGTCGAATTTCACAACGTCACCAAGAACTTCGGCGAGTCCATGGTGCTCAACGGGATTTCGCTGAACATCGACGCGGGCGAGGTCGTGGTGGTGGTTGGGCCGTCGGGCTCCGGCAAGTCCACCTTCCTGCGTTGCATCAACGTGCTTGAAACCATCAATGGCGGCGACCTGCTGGTCGATGGCCTGAGCGTGAACGGCGGGGCCGCGCAAGTGCGCGAGATCCGCCGTGAAGCGGGCATGGTGTTCCAGCAGTTCAACCTGTTCCCGCAGATGACCGCGCTGGAAAACGTCATGTTCGGCCCGGTGCATACGCGCGGCCAGAGCCGCGCCGAGGCGCGCGAACTGGCCGAGAGCCTGCTGGCCAAGGTTGGCCTGGCCGAGCGCATGAACCACTATCCGTCGGAGCTGTCCGGCGGCCAGCAGCAGCGCGTGGCGATTGCGCGGGCGCTGGCCATCAAGCCCAAGCTGATGCTGTTCGACGAGCCCACGTCGGCGCTGGATCCGGAGCTGCGCCACGAAGTCCTCAAGGTCATGCGCGACCTGGCCGAGGAGGGCATGACCATGGTGGTGGTCACGCATGAGATGGAGTTCGCGCGCAAGGTGGGCAGCCGTTTGATCTTCATTGATGCCGGCAAGATCGCCCATGATGGGCCCCCGGGCGAATTGCTGAGCAATCCGCCCAGCCAGCGGCTCAAGGATTTCCTGCAGCACGTGACCTGA
- the glnP gene encoding glutamine ABC transporter permease GlnP — MEFDWTVIRDALPNLLEGTLMTIKITFWGLFGGFLLGALSGVTRAYGHPVLSAIAQVYVAVIRGTPIVVQVMFIYFALPLLANIRVDAEWAAIVTLIINSGAYISEIVRGALLSVHKGLKEAGQAMGLPFHKILLHIIGPVAFRRMIPPLGNQCIISLKDSSLFIVIGVAELTRQGQEIMASNFRAVEIWSAVAIVYLILTGLMALALHLVERRMRIL, encoded by the coding sequence GTGGAGTTTGACTGGACTGTAATCAGGGACGCGCTACCCAATCTGCTCGAGGGTACGCTCATGACCATCAAGATCACGTTCTGGGGCTTGTTTGGCGGCTTCTTGCTGGGCGCGCTGTCAGGCGTGACGCGGGCCTATGGGCATCCCGTGCTGTCGGCCATCGCGCAGGTCTACGTCGCGGTCATCCGCGGCACGCCCATCGTGGTGCAGGTGATGTTCATCTATTTCGCCTTGCCCTTGCTGGCGAACATCCGGGTGGACGCGGAATGGGCGGCGATTGTCACGCTCATCATCAATTCCGGGGCCTATATCTCTGAAATCGTGCGCGGCGCACTGCTATCCGTGCACAAGGGCCTGAAGGAAGCGGGTCAAGCCATGGGGCTGCCGTTCCACAAGATCCTGTTGCACATCATCGGGCCGGTGGCGTTTCGCCGCATGATTCCGCCGCTGGGCAACCAATGCATCATCAGCCTCAAGGATTCGTCGCTGTTTATCGTGATCGGCGTGGCCGAGCTGACCCGCCAGGGCCAGGAAATCATGGCCAGCAATTTCCGCGCCGTCGAGATCTGGTCGGCGGTGGCGATCGTTTACCTGATCCTGACCGGCCTCATGGCGCTGGCCCTGCATCTGGTTGAAAGAAGGATGCGCATACTATGA
- the glnH gene encoding glutamine ABC transporter substrate-binding protein GlnH has protein sequence MIKRKVAAALVGLSVAMFGAASGAQAQGKELVVATDTAFVPFEFKQGNTYVGFDVDLWAAIAKELNLKYKLQPMDFAGIIPGLQTKNIDAALAGITIRDDRKKVIDFSDPYYESGLAILVGEKNTDIKDAKSLAGKTVAVKTGTATVDFLKAQVPDAKLKLFPNIDNAYLELATGRVDAAVHDTPNVQYYANTAGKGRVKVVGSVKSGDFYGIAFPKGSDLVPQVNKALATLKANGQYDAIYTKWFGKKP, from the coding sequence ATGATCAAACGCAAAGTCGCCGCCGCGCTGGTCGGCCTGTCCGTGGCCATGTTCGGCGCCGCCTCCGGCGCGCAGGCCCAAGGCAAGGAATTGGTGGTGGCCACCGATACCGCTTTCGTGCCGTTCGAGTTCAAGCAGGGTAATACCTATGTGGGCTTCGACGTGGATCTCTGGGCGGCCATCGCCAAGGAACTCAACCTCAAGTACAAGCTGCAGCCCATGGACTTCGCCGGCATCATCCCGGGCCTGCAGACCAAGAACATCGACGCGGCGCTGGCCGGCATCACGATCCGCGACGACCGCAAGAAGGTCATCGACTTCTCCGATCCTTATTACGAAAGCGGCCTGGCCATCCTGGTCGGCGAAAAGAACACCGACATCAAGGACGCCAAGTCCCTGGCCGGCAAGACCGTCGCGGTCAAGACCGGCACCGCCACCGTGGACTTCCTGAAGGCCCAGGTGCCGGACGCCAAGCTCAAGCTGTTCCCGAACATCGACAACGCCTATCTGGAACTGGCCACGGGCCGGGTGGACGCGGCGGTGCACGACACGCCCAATGTCCAGTACTACGCCAATACGGCGGGCAAGGGCCGCGTGAAGGTGGTGGGTTCGGTCAAGAGCGGCGACTTCTACGGCATAGCCTTTCCCAAGGGCAGCGATCTGGTGCCGCAGGTGAACAAGGCCCTGGCCACGCTGAAGGCCAACGGCCAGTACGACGCCATCTACACCAAGTGGTTCGGCAAGAAGCCCTGA
- a CDS encoding C45 family autoproteolytic acyltransferase/hydolase: MAYKYVRIAGNRRQTGLALGKLARPLMATYLEQSRSWDALRPWRGHAFLDELARQAQTALPAVWEELEGMAEGLRMPIEDVLLWNCRGDLLHSTTDGCTSVALRAADGTRWIGHNEDGDPYLHGRCHLVDVALDDAPGYVSFYYPGSLPGHTFGANRAGLVQTINNLRIRQRHPGVPRMLMARALLDCATLDEAVGLLRELPHSGGFHHTLGAAGDPRLLSAEVAPGSVSILEIGTRYGHANHIVHADMGGVAQLVTDSSRARQNRIEGIVDGWSGSTGRDDVIAALHDTEGKLPILRTAADDPDDENTLATALFEIGESEVTLRVYDRKAKADIALDVMSDTES, from the coding sequence ATGGCCTACAAATATGTGCGCATTGCCGGCAACCGGCGTCAAACCGGCCTGGCGCTGGGCAAGCTGGCGCGCCCCCTGATGGCAACCTACCTGGAGCAAAGCCGCAGCTGGGATGCGCTGCGGCCGTGGCGCGGCCACGCCTTCCTGGACGAGTTGGCACGGCAGGCGCAAACGGCGCTGCCGGCAGTCTGGGAAGAGCTGGAAGGCATGGCGGAAGGCCTGCGCATGCCGATCGAGGACGTGCTGCTGTGGAACTGCCGCGGCGACCTGCTGCACAGCACCACCGACGGCTGCACGTCGGTCGCACTACGGGCGGCGGACGGCACGCGCTGGATCGGCCACAACGAGGACGGCGATCCCTACTTGCATGGGCGTTGCCATCTGGTCGACGTGGCGCTGGACGACGCACCCGGCTACGTCAGCTTCTATTACCCCGGTTCCCTGCCCGGTCACACCTTCGGCGCCAACCGCGCCGGGCTGGTCCAGACCATCAACAACCTGCGCATCCGGCAACGGCATCCGGGCGTGCCGCGCATGCTGATGGCGCGCGCGCTGCTGGATTGCGCCACGCTGGACGAGGCCGTCGGGCTGCTGCGCGAACTGCCGCATTCCGGCGGCTTCCATCACACGCTGGGCGCGGCCGGCGACCCGCGCCTGCTCAGCGCCGAAGTCGCGCCGGGCTCGGTCTCCATCCTGGAGATCGGCACGCGCTACGGCCATGCCAATCACATCGTGCATGCGGACATGGGCGGCGTGGCGCAGCTGGTCACGGACTCGTCGCGGGCGCGGCAGAACCGCATCGAAGGAATCGTGGACGGCTGGTCCGGCAGCACCGGCCGCGACGATGTGATCGCCGCCTTGCACGACACCGAGGGAAAGCTGCCGATATTGCGCACCGCGGCGGACGATCCCGATGACGAGAACACCTTGGCGACCGCGCTATTCGAGATCGGAGAAAGCGAAGTGACCCTGCGGGTTTACGACCGCAAGGCGAAGGCGGACATTGCGCTGGACGTGATGTCGGACACGGAATCGTAG
- a CDS encoding hydantoinase B/oxoprolinase family protein produces MKWQFWIDRGGTFTDIVARRPDGTTTTAKMLSENPEQYRDAAVAGIRKLLGIAPGQPVPADQVECVKMGTTVATNALLERKGERTLLVTTKGFRDGLRIAYQNRPRLFDRNVLLPEMLYESVVEADERVAADGEVIRELDQEALRAAMQAAYDSGIRAVAIVFMHAWHAPEHERIAARIAREVGFPQVSASHEVSPLIKFVSRGDTTVVDAYLSPILMRYVDQVAGELPGIRLMFMQSSGGLTDAHRFRGKDAILSGPAGGIVGMVRTSEIAGFPKVIGFDMGGTSTDVSHYAGEFEREFETQVAGVRMRAPMMSIHTVAAGGGSILHFDGARLRVGPDSAGANPGPACYRRGGPLAVTDCNVLLGKIQPDFFPKVFGPEANEPLDRDAVVARFTAMSDEVRAATGREMSPEQLAEGFLEIAVGNMAEAIKRISVQRGHDVTEYALTVFGGAGGQHACLVADALGMTTVFAHPLGGVLSAYGMGLADQTDMRQKTVEKVLDADLMQALQGELDELAGQAVGELRRQHVAESDISVQRRLHLKYRGTDTSLEVAYTDLDQARKDFEAAYRLRYSFLMPNRELVVETISVEATGGGERVSEATTARLRDGALAPSRVVSMYSGGAWRDTPLYVREDMAGGDVVAGPAIISEPNQTTVVEAGWQAELTAQDHFVIRRVEARPERRAIGTQADPVMLEVFNNLFMSIAEQMGYRLQNTAYSVNIKERLDFSCAIFDAQARLIANAPHMPVHLGSMGESVRTVMRANAGRMQPGDAYVVNDPYHGGTHLPDVTVITPVFGRDGREILFYVGSRGHHADIGGTTPGSMPPDSKTVEDEGVLFTNFQLVKNGEFREAAARGILGSGRWPARNPDQNIADMHAQIAANEKGVQELLRMCDHFGLEVVRAYMGHVQDNAEEAVRRVISVLKDGSYEYPLDNGAMIRVAVKVDTQARSAVVDFTGTSNQLDNNFNAPGAIAVAAVLYVFRTLVNDDIPLNDGCLVPLSIILPEGSMLRPNPPASVVAGNVETSMCIVNALYGALGVLAASQGTMNNFTFGNARHQYYETISGGTGAGPVRIDAAGPHDEGFAGTSLVQAHMTNSRLTDPEVLEFRFPVRLESYEIRKGSGGAGRYPGGDGGVRRIRFLEDMTAAILSNNRLYAPFGLAGGQPGAMGRNSVERADGSVQELGPQDSAQLCPGDIFVVETPGGGGYGQA; encoded by the coding sequence ATGAAGTGGCAATTCTGGATTGACCGTGGGGGTACCTTTACCGACATCGTGGCGCGGCGTCCCGATGGCACGACCACCACGGCCAAGATGCTCTCGGAAAACCCGGAGCAGTACCGCGACGCGGCCGTGGCCGGCATCCGCAAGCTGCTGGGCATCGCGCCCGGCCAGCCCGTGCCCGCCGATCAGGTCGAGTGCGTGAAGATGGGCACCACGGTGGCCACCAACGCCTTGCTGGAACGCAAGGGCGAGCGCACCTTGCTGGTGACGACCAAGGGTTTCCGCGACGGCCTGCGCATTGCGTACCAGAACCGTCCGCGCCTGTTCGATCGCAACGTCCTTCTGCCCGAGATGCTGTACGAATCCGTGGTGGAAGCGGACGAGCGCGTGGCCGCCGACGGCGAGGTGATCCGCGAGCTGGACCAGGAAGCGCTGCGCGCGGCCATGCAGGCCGCCTACGACAGCGGCATCCGCGCCGTCGCCATCGTCTTCATGCATGCCTGGCATGCGCCGGAACACGAGCGCATCGCCGCCCGCATCGCGCGTGAAGTGGGCTTCCCGCAGGTGTCGGCCTCGCACGAGGTCAGCCCGCTGATCAAGTTCGTGTCGCGCGGCGATACCACGGTGGTGGACGCCTATCTGTCGCCCATCCTGATGCGCTATGTGGACCAGGTGGCTGGCGAACTGCCGGGCATCCGCCTGATGTTCATGCAATCGAGCGGCGGCCTGACCGACGCGCACCGTTTCCGGGGCAAGGACGCCATCCTGTCGGGGCCTGCCGGCGGCATCGTCGGCATGGTGCGCACCAGCGAGATCGCGGGCTTTCCGAAGGTCATCGGCTTCGACATGGGCGGCACCTCCACCGACGTGTCTCACTATGCCGGCGAATTCGAACGCGAATTCGAGACCCAGGTGGCCGGCGTGCGCATGCGCGCACCCATGATGAGTATCCACACGGTGGCGGCGGGCGGCGGTTCGATCCTGCATTTCGATGGCGCGCGGCTGCGCGTGGGTCCGGATTCGGCCGGCGCCAACCCTGGTCCCGCGTGCTATCGCCGCGGCGGCCCGCTGGCGGTGACGGACTGCAACGTCCTGCTGGGCAAGATCCAACCCGATTTCTTCCCCAAGGTCTTCGGCCCCGAGGCCAATGAGCCGCTGGACCGCGACGCGGTCGTGGCGCGCTTTACGGCCATGTCCGACGAAGTGCGTGCGGCCACCGGCCGCGAGATGAGTCCGGAACAGCTCGCCGAGGGCTTCCTGGAAATCGCGGTGGGCAATATGGCCGAGGCCATCAAGCGCATTTCGGTGCAGCGCGGCCATGACGTGACCGAATACGCGCTGACCGTGTTCGGCGGCGCGGGCGGCCAGCATGCCTGCCTGGTCGCAGACGCGCTGGGCATGACGACCGTGTTCGCGCATCCGCTGGGCGGCGTGCTGTCGGCCTATGGCATGGGCCTGGCCGACCAGACCGACATGCGCCAGAAGACGGTCGAGAAGGTGCTGGACGCGGACCTGATGCAGGCGCTCCAGGGCGAGCTGGACGAGCTGGCCGGCCAGGCCGTGGGCGAATTGCGCCGCCAGCATGTGGCCGAAAGCGATATCAGCGTGCAGCGCCGCCTGCACCTGAAGTACCGCGGCACGGACACCTCGCTGGAAGTGGCCTACACGGACCTGGACCAGGCGCGCAAGGATTTCGAGGCGGCCTACCGCCTGCGCTATTCCTTCCTGATGCCCAACCGCGAGCTGGTGGTGGAAACCATCTCCGTCGAAGCCACGGGCGGCGGCGAACGCGTCAGCGAAGCGACCACCGCGCGGCTGCGCGATGGCGCCCTGGCTCCCAGCCGCGTCGTCAGCATGTACAGCGGCGGCGCCTGGCGCGACACGCCCTTGTATGTGCGCGAGGACATGGCGGGCGGCGACGTGGTGGCGGGGCCCGCCATCATTTCCGAGCCCAACCAGACCACGGTGGTCGAAGCAGGCTGGCAGGCTGAACTGACGGCGCAGGATCACTTCGTGATCCGCCGCGTCGAAGCTCGTCCGGAACGCCGCGCCATCGGCACACAGGCCGATCCGGTCATGCTGGAGGTCTTCAACAACCTCTTCATGTCGATCGCCGAGCAGATGGGTTACCGCCTGCAGAACACGGCCTATTCGGTCAACATCAAGGAACGGCTGGACTTCTCCTGCGCGATTTTCGATGCGCAGGCCCGTTTGATCGCGAATGCCCCGCACATGCCTGTGCACCTGGGTTCCATGGGCGAGTCCGTCCGCACGGTCATGCGCGCCAACGCGGGTCGCATGCAGCCCGGCGACGCCTACGTGGTGAACGATCCGTACCACGGCGGCACGCACCTGCCGGACGTCACGGTCATCACGCCGGTGTTCGGTCGCGATGGCCGCGAAATCCTGTTCTACGTGGGGTCGCGCGGGCACCATGCCGACATCGGCGGCACCACGCCGGGCTCGATGCCGCCGGATTCCAAGACGGTGGAAGACGAAGGCGTGCTCTTCACCAACTTCCAGCTGGTGAAGAACGGCGAGTTCCGCGAAGCCGCCGCGCGCGGCATCCTGGGCTCGGGCCGCTGGCCCGCGCGCAATCCGGACCAGAACATCGCCGACATGCACGCGCAGATCGCCGCCAACGAAAAGGGCGTGCAGGAGCTGCTGCGCATGTGCGACCACTTCGGCCTGGAGGTGGTCCGCGCCTACATGGGGCATGTGCAGGACAACGCCGAGGAAGCGGTGCGCCGCGTGATCTCGGTGTTGAAGGACGGCAGCTACGAGTATCCGCTGGACAACGGTGCGATGATCCGCGTAGCCGTGAAGGTCGACACCCAGGCGCGCAGCGCCGTGGTGGATTTCACCGGCACGTCCAACCAGCTGGACAACAACTTCAACGCACCCGGCGCCATCGCCGTGGCGGCGGTGCTGTACGTGTTCCGCACGCTGGTCAATGACGATATTCCGCTGAACGACGGCTGCCTGGTGCCGCTGTCCATCATCCTGCCGGAAGGCTCGATGCTGCGCCCGAATCCGCCGGCCTCGGTGGTGGCGGGCAACGTGGAAACCTCCATGTGCATCGTCAACGCGCTGTACGGCGCGCTGGGCGTGCTGGCCGCGAGCCAGGGCACGATGAACAACTTCACGTTCGGCAATGCGCGCCATCAGTACTACGAGACCATCTCGGGCGGCACGGGCGCGGGTCCGGTGCGCATCGATGCGGCGGGTCCCCACGATGAAGGTTTCGCAGGGACTTCGCTGGTGCAGGCGCACATGACCAATTCGCGCCTGACGGATCCCGAAGTGCTGGAGTTCCGCTTTCCGGTGCGCTTGGAGTCCTACGAAATCCGCAAGGGTTCGGGCGGCGCCGGCCGCTATCCGGGCGGCGACGGCGGCGTGCGCCGCATCCGCTTCCTGGAAGACATGACGGCGGCGATCCTGTCGAACAACCGACTGTACGCGCCGTTCGGCCTGGCAGGCGGGCAGCCCGGCGCCATGGGCCGCAACTCGGTCGAGCGCGCCGATGGTTCGGTACAGGAACTGGGGCCGCAAGACAGCGCGCAGCTGTGTCCGGGTGACATCTTCGTCGTTGAAACCCCCGGAGGCGGGGGCTACGGCCAGGCTTGA
- a CDS encoding winged helix DNA-binding protein has translation MTPALIASSAHLAGGSAPDLSEVEFGLMIASHAFDRWTVRCMAAAGLPDLTPTDVMVFHHVYHRERPKKLADICFTLNVEDTHIVSYALKKLDRLGVVKGERNSKEVFYSVTPDGAAILKRYAEIREQCLTAGLDAPGGGGLDYSRQLAHTLRALSGLYDQAARAATSL, from the coding sequence ATGACACCCGCTTTGATTGCATCGTCGGCCCATCTGGCCGGCGGCAGCGCGCCCGACCTCTCCGAGGTGGAATTCGGCCTGATGATCGCCAGCCACGCCTTCGACCGCTGGACCGTGCGCTGCATGGCGGCGGCCGGGCTGCCCGACCTGACGCCCACCGACGTAATGGTCTTTCATCATGTCTATCACCGTGAACGGCCCAAGAAGCTGGCCGACATCTGCTTCACGCTGAACGTCGAGGACACGCACATCGTCAGCTATGCGCTCAAGAAGCTGGACCGCCTGGGCGTGGTCAAAGGCGAGCGCAACAGCAAGGAAGTCTTCTACAGCGTGACCCCGGACGGCGCGGCCATCCTCAAGCGCTACGCCGAGATCCGCGAACAATGCCTGACCGCCGGCCTGGACGCGCCGGGTGGGGGCGGGCTGGACTACAGCCGCCAATTGGCGCACACGCTGCGCGCGCTGTCCGGCCTGTACGACCAGGCCGCCCGCGCGGCGACCTCTCTTTGA